In the Candidatus Zixiibacteriota bacterium genome, one interval contains:
- a CDS encoding ABC transporter ATP-binding protein: MAHSPESSTDTTPAISISDLSFSYGSQPALRGITLEIPEDALIAVLGPNGSGKTTLFRLLATALPFRKGAIHVLGNDLSVRLNMARARMGVIFQSPALDRMLTVRENLTHHGKLRGLSGAGLRARIADGAGRMGLNDHLNRRVDQLSGGWTRRADLARALLHEPPILILDEPTTGLDPAARDDFWQLLEVQRRAEHLTILFTTHHFEEADRADRVIILDDGAVVADGVPLELRAQLGQQIATISCRNVDAVLARVQGKGRAARIDNRLVRVVLNGSDDSAGDLLNELGAQVESIQIAHPTLADVFYDRTGRRFSEENSQSSGAASGPSSR, translated from the coding sequence GTGGCCCATTCTCCGGAATCTTCAACCGATACAACGCCCGCCATCTCCATATCAGATTTGTCCTTCTCTTATGGGTCGCAGCCGGCACTGCGCGGCATCACTCTCGAGATTCCGGAGGACGCACTCATCGCGGTGCTCGGCCCCAACGGCAGCGGCAAGACAACGCTGTTTCGCTTGTTGGCCACCGCGCTGCCGTTCCGGAAGGGTGCGATCCATGTTCTGGGGAATGATTTGTCTGTCCGCTTGAATATGGCGCGTGCCCGCATGGGTGTCATCTTCCAGTCGCCGGCGCTGGATCGCATGTTGACCGTGCGGGAGAATCTGACGCATCACGGCAAGCTGCGCGGCCTGTCGGGCGCCGGTTTGCGAGCGCGCATCGCCGATGGCGCCGGTCGGATGGGCCTGAACGACCATCTGAATCGACGCGTCGATCAGCTCTCCGGCGGCTGGACACGGCGCGCCGACCTGGCCCGGGCGCTGCTGCACGAGCCGCCGATTCTCATTCTCGATGAACCGACGACCGGGCTGGATCCCGCCGCCCGGGACGACTTCTGGCAACTGCTGGAGGTGCAGCGACGCGCGGAACATCTGACGATCTTGTTTACGACCCACCACTTCGAGGAAGCGGACCGTGCCGACCGTGTGATCATTCTCGACGATGGCGCAGTGGTCGCCGATGGCGTACCGCTGGAGTTGCGCGCGCAACTGGGCCAACAGATCGCCACGATCAGTTGCCGAAACGTCGATGCGGTCCTGGCGCGTGTGCAGGGGAAGGGCCGGGCCGCACGGATCGACAATCGGCTGGTGCGTGTCGTCCTCAACGGCTCCGACGACTCAGCCGGCGATCTTCTCAATGAACTCGGCGCACAGGTCGAATCGATACAGATTGCGCATCCGACGCTGGCCGACGTGTTCTATGACCGCACCGGGCGCCGCTTCTCCGAGGAGAATTCCCAATCGTCTGGGGCAGCATCCGGGCCATCATCCCGATGA
- a CDS encoding ABC transporter permease gives MVRPRPWLAVSALASREWTRMLRQRGRLIGVLAQSIVLLILLGGGLYESFKHPIARSALNYPQFLLPGVILLVMLFAAIFSTIGIIEDRTSGFLQGVTIAPIPAWALVLGHALGGGTLAVAQATIMLPVAPILGLHSSALGLLGAIGVMLWLALAMTSLGIAMGWRMRSVQSYHTMMNLLLLPMWLLSGSIFPSAGAARWMQTVMAINPLTYGDAALRRMLYLGQPELQGSLPGLTLSIAVIAGFGVFSFGLAVVAVGGRNREGGP, from the coding sequence GTGGTTCGGCCGCGTCCGTGGCTGGCCGTGAGTGCGTTGGCGAGCCGCGAATGGACCCGCATGCTGCGCCAGCGGGGACGGCTGATCGGTGTGCTGGCTCAGTCGATTGTCCTGCTCATTCTCCTTGGCGGCGGCCTGTATGAATCGTTCAAGCATCCCATCGCCCGCAGCGCCCTGAACTATCCGCAGTTTCTGCTTCCGGGCGTCATTTTGCTCGTGATGTTGTTCGCCGCAATTTTCTCGACCATCGGCATCATCGAAGATCGCACGAGCGGCTTTCTGCAGGGCGTCACCATCGCGCCGATTCCCGCGTGGGCGTTGGTGCTCGGTCACGCGCTGGGCGGCGGTACGCTGGCGGTGGCGCAGGCCACCATCATGCTGCCGGTCGCGCCGATCCTGGGTCTGCACAGCAGCGCCCTGGGGCTGCTCGGCGCGATCGGGGTCATGCTCTGGCTGGCGCTGGCCATGACCAGTCTGGGCATCGCCATGGGCTGGCGAATGCGTTCGGTGCAGTCGTATCACACGATGATGAATCTGCTCCTGCTTCCCATGTGGCTGTTGTCCGGGTCGATCTTTCCTTCGGCCGGAGCGGCGCGATGGATGCAGACGGTCATGGCAATCAATCCCCTGACATATGGTGATGCGGCACTGCGACGGATGCTGTATCTTGGACAGCCCGAACTGCAGGGATCGCTGCCGGGGCTGACGTTGAGCATCGCGGTGATCGCGGGGTTTGGAGTGTTCTCGTTCGGGTTGGCGGTCGTTGCGGTCGGGGGGCGGAACCGGGAAGGGGGACCATGA
- a CDS encoding SCO family protein, with product MTTPDRTRSIRRIVPVAVLALVGSLAVTGYLGYAHLTSQRADQAPAAEGTIVADYGPLVDFTLTTQHGTPLSRDDLRGNIWLADFIFTYCAGPCPLMTARMAELQKALADIDALRLVSFSVDPDRDTPEVLKEYGDRYGADHDRWTFLTGDIVTIMHVAIEGFAIGDREDPILHSTLFALVDQRGHIRGYYHSDEPELIDKIRHDLDILRREDPA from the coding sequence ATGACCACGCCTGACCGTACACGTTCCATTCGCCGCATCGTTCCGGTTGCCGTCCTGGCGCTGGTCGGGTCTTTGGCAGTAACCGGATACCTGGGCTATGCGCATCTGACCTCGCAGCGTGCCGACCAGGCCCCCGCTGCCGAGGGGACCATCGTGGCCGACTATGGCCCGCTGGTCGATTTCACGCTGACGACGCAGCACGGTACGCCGCTGTCGCGCGACGATCTGCGCGGCAACATCTGGCTGGCCGATTTCATCTTCACATACTGTGCCGGACCCTGCCCATTGATGACCGCGCGGATGGCCGAACTGCAAAAGGCCTTGGCCGACATCGACGCATTGCGCCTCGTTTCCTTTTCGGTCGATCCGGATCGCGATACGCCGGAGGTGCTCAAAGAGTACGGCGACCGCTACGGCGCCGACCACGATCGCTGGACGTTTCTCACTGGTGATATCGTAACGATCATGCACGTCGCCATCGAGGGCTTCGCCATCGGCGACCGCGAGGACCCGATCCTGCACAGCACGCTCTTCGCGCTGGTCGATCAGCGCGGCCACATCCGCGGCTATTACCACAGCGATGAACCGGAGCTGATCGACAAGATCCGGCACGATCTCGACATTCTGCGCCGCGAAGATCCCGCCTGA
- a CDS encoding DUF420 domain-containing protein — MDISILPPLNAALNAVATVLLLCGFWAIKTKRRNLHRNLMLTALACSVLFLISYIVYHSQAGVTRFTTPGWPKTLYFSILYTHTPLAVVNLVMVILTVRRAARSEFTKHKRIARFTLPIWLYVSITGVIIYFMLYQWFPPQ, encoded by the coding sequence ATGGACATCTCGATTCTGCCGCCGCTGAATGCCGCGCTCAACGCGGTGGCGACCGTTCTGCTGTTGTGCGGCTTCTGGGCGATCAAAACCAAGCGTCGCAACCTGCACCGCAACCTGATGCTCACCGCCCTGGCGTGTTCGGTGCTCTTTCTGATCTCCTACATCGTCTATCACTCCCAGGCGGGCGTGACGCGTTTCACGACACCGGGGTGGCCCAAGACCCTGTACTTCTCGATCCTCTACACGCACACCCCGCTGGCCGTCGTCAACCTCGTCATGGTCATCCTGACCGTACGGCGGGCGGCGCGATCGGAGTTTACCAAGCATAAGCGAATCGCCCGATTCACCCTGCCGATCTGGCTCTATGTCTCAATCACCGGTGTCATTATCTATTTTATGCTCTACCAATGGTTTCCACCGCAGTGA
- a CDS encoding amidohydrolase family protein, with protein sequence MKQMSMGVIGLGALLLASVATADVRAERTVPPLGIREQTPAVHALINARIVVSPTQTIERGAVVLRDGIIVAVGAAAAVPADARVWDLDGKTIYPGLIDAYTKYTPAGPADGGARRGGGGAESETPGTPPVRGGANYWSNDIKPHNRVERDFKADEKANETFRSQGITVRLAAPGDAIIAGTSALVATGDGDAAAAILRDGVAMHGVLSTSRSWGDREYPNSPMGAMTLFRQAFYDADWYAKAWAAHTKDRTLPRPERNDALDAMAGYMGSTKPVIIDASDEMYFLRADQVGRELGLNVVVHGSGREYRRLDAIRATGRSVIVPLDFPKAPDVKTPEKALRVSLEDLMHWDSAPENAGRLANAGVPIAFCSEGLKDTKTFLEQVRTTVKRGLSADAALRALTVTPATWYGMADRLGTIETGKLGNLLITDGPLFDGKTSVIETWVSGERYEVKSPPVVEPRGKWELTLSERRGQPGMLSLSVEGAPDKLKGKIAVDTNSVKLDDVSLSDARLAISVKADTLGWTGVTRMSGTVIGDDLIGDGIWSDGAKFTLTGRRTEPFTKEPDTSKAKETKMASYAVNYPLGAYGVDGPPVQPREVYFTNATVWTCGPQGKLDRATILVRDGKIVSVGSTAPPAGADVVDLSGRHVTPGLIDCHSHSATNGGINESGQTITAEVRIGDFIDCNDVDIYRQLAGGLTAANVLHGSANTIGGQNQVIKLRWGALPEEIKFAGAPPGIKFALGENVKQSNWGDRFTSRYPQTRMGVEQLVRDEFAAAREYKTRWDTWNSTKRGMPPRRDLELEAIAEILDAERLVHCHSYRQDEILALMRTCEDFGVRLGTFQHILEGYKVADVMAQHGVGGSSFSDWWAYKMEVIDAIPYNGALMHNAGVVVSFNSDSGELARRMNTEAAKAVKYGGLSEEDALNFVTLNPARQLGIDHRVGSIEAGKDADLAIWNAPPLSTYAACEQTWIDGRKYFDRQDDMARRARLDEMKTALVQKVLDSGDEPGEAGGRGGRQWPRCDIYCGHGLDHAIDEGAHEWELDAITGEGR encoded by the coding sequence ATGAAGCAAATGAGTATGGGCGTCATCGGACTTGGCGCTCTGCTGCTCGCATCGGTCGCTACGGCCGACGTGCGGGCCGAGCGTACGGTGCCGCCGCTGGGTATCCGCGAGCAGACGCCCGCCGTGCACGCGCTCATCAATGCGCGCATCGTCGTTTCTCCGACACAGACGATCGAACGGGGCGCCGTCGTTCTCCGCGACGGTATCATCGTCGCAGTGGGCGCAGCGGCCGCTGTCCCGGCCGATGCCCGCGTCTGGGACTTAGACGGCAAGACGATCTACCCCGGCCTCATCGACGCGTACACCAAATACACTCCGGCCGGTCCCGCCGACGGGGGAGCACGGCGCGGCGGTGGCGGCGCGGAGAGCGAAACCCCCGGTACACCCCCCGTCAGAGGCGGCGCCAACTATTGGAGCAACGACATCAAGCCGCACAATCGCGTCGAGCGCGATTTCAAGGCCGATGAGAAGGCCAACGAGACCTTCCGCTCGCAGGGAATCACCGTGCGGCTCGCCGCCCCCGGCGATGCCATCATTGCCGGTACCAGCGCCCTGGTCGCGACCGGCGACGGCGATGCGGCAGCGGCGATTCTCAGGGATGGAGTCGCGATGCACGGCGTGCTGTCCACCAGCCGCTCGTGGGGGGATCGCGAGTATCCCAATTCACCGATGGGGGCGATGACGCTCTTCCGGCAGGCCTTTTACGATGCCGACTGGTACGCCAAGGCATGGGCCGCCCACACCAAAGATCGCACACTGCCGCGCCCGGAACGCAATGACGCCCTCGATGCCATGGCGGGCTACATGGGCAGCACCAAGCCGGTCATTATCGACGCGTCCGATGAGATGTACTTTCTGCGGGCCGACCAGGTCGGACGGGAATTGGGTCTCAATGTTGTCGTTCATGGCTCCGGACGCGAATACCGCCGTCTCGATGCCATCCGCGCCACCGGACGCTCGGTCATCGTGCCGTTGGATTTCCCCAAGGCGCCCGATGTGAAAACGCCCGAGAAGGCGCTGCGCGTGTCACTGGAAGACCTGATGCACTGGGACAGCGCGCCGGAGAATGCTGGACGTCTTGCCAATGCCGGTGTGCCGATTGCGTTTTGCTCAGAGGGATTGAAGGATACCAAAACATTTCTCGAGCAGGTGCGCACTACGGTCAAGCGCGGACTGTCGGCCGATGCCGCGCTGCGGGCGCTGACTGTCACGCCCGCCACATGGTATGGCATGGCGGACCGACTTGGCACCATCGAGACAGGCAAGCTGGGAAATTTGCTGATTACCGACGGCCCTTTGTTCGACGGCAAGACGAGCGTCATCGAAACCTGGGTGAGCGGCGAGCGCTACGAGGTGAAGTCGCCGCCCGTCGTCGAGCCGCGTGGGAAATGGGAACTGACTCTGTCCGAACGTCGCGGTCAGCCGGGCATGCTGTCGCTCTCGGTCGAAGGAGCTCCCGACAAACTCAAAGGCAAGATCGCCGTCGACACCAATTCCGTCAAACTCGACGATGTGTCGCTGTCCGACGCGCGACTGGCGATATCGGTCAAAGCCGACACGCTCGGGTGGACGGGTGTCACACGCATGTCGGGCACGGTCATCGGTGACGATCTCATCGGCGACGGCATCTGGTCGGACGGCGCGAAGTTTACGCTCACCGGCAGGCGCACCGAGCCCTTCACCAAAGAGCCCGACACGTCGAAGGCCAAGGAGACGAAGATGGCGTCGTATGCCGTCAATTATCCCCTGGGGGCCTACGGCGTCGACGGACCCCCGGTGCAGCCCCGCGAGGTCTACTTCACCAATGCCACCGTGTGGACCTGCGGCCCGCAGGGGAAACTCGATCGCGCCACGATTCTGGTCCGTGACGGCAAGATCGTATCGGTCGGCAGCACGGCCCCGCCCGCCGGCGCCGATGTCGTCGATCTCTCAGGCCGGCATGTGACGCCGGGGCTGATCGATTGCCACTCGCACAGCGCCACCAACGGCGGCATCAACGAATCGGGACAGACGATCACCGCCGAAGTTCGCATCGGCGATTTCATCGACTGCAATGACGTAGATATCTACCGCCAACTGGCCGGTGGCCTGACCGCGGCCAATGTCCTGCACGGCTCCGCCAACACCATCGGCGGGCAAAATCAGGTGATCAAGCTCCGCTGGGGCGCACTGCCGGAAGAAATCAAGTTTGCCGGAGCGCCGCCGGGGATCAAGTTCGCGCTCGGTGAGAATGTCAAGCAGAGCAACTGGGGCGACCGTTTCACGTCGCGTTACCCGCAGACGCGCATGGGTGTCGAGCAGTTGGTCCGCGATGAGTTCGCCGCCGCCCGCGAGTACAAGACGCGTTGGGACACCTGGAACAGTACCAAGCGCGGCATGCCGCCGCGCCGTGATCTCGAACTCGAGGCCATCGCGGAGATTCTCGATGCCGAGCGGCTGGTGCACTGCCATTCATACCGCCAGGATGAAATCCTCGCGCTGATGCGCACCTGCGAGGATTTCGGCGTGCGGCTCGGAACATTTCAACACATCCTCGAGGGATACAAGGTCGCCGATGTCATGGCCCAACACGGGGTCGGCGGCTCGTCCTTCTCCGACTGGTGGGCCTACAAGATGGAAGTAATCGATGCCATCCCCTACAACGGGGCGTTGATGCACAACGCCGGCGTCGTCGTGAGCTTTAACTCCGACTCGGGCGAACTGGCCCGGCGCATGAACACCGAAGCCGCCAAGGCGGTGAAGTATGGCGGTCTCTCGGAGGAGGACGCGCTGAACTTTGTCACGCTCAACCCCGCCAGGCAGCTTGGCATCGATCATCGTGTCGGATCGATCGAGGCGGGCAAGGACGCCGATCTGGCGATCTGGAATGCCCCGCCGCTATCGACCTATGCGGCCTGTGAACAGACCTGGATCGACGGACGCAAATACTTCGACCGCCAGGACGACATGGCGCGCCGCGCCCGGCTCGACGAAATGAAGACCGCGCTGGTGCAAAAAGTGCTCGACTCCGGCGACGAACCCGGCGAGGCAGGAGGACGCGGCGGTCGCCAGTGGCCGCGCTGCGACATCTACTGCGGACACGGACTCGATCACGCCATCGACGAGGGCGCGCACGAATGGGAACTGGATGCCATCACCGGGGAGGGCCGTTAA
- a CDS encoding amidohydrolase family protein: protein MNTTEHILATVLAVGIGSAALASTQIPAPAQDRPIALIGGTVHTVDGDDISGGTVIFDNGRITAVGTNVSVPANAERIDVAGKHVYPGLIDADTYIGLTEIGSVRATEDRSETGSINPNARAEVAVNPESELIPVARSNGVTSVLTLPSGGVISGMGAVLNLDGWTWEDMTLRAPVAMRVNWPRMTTITAWWMRESEEDQLKQRDKNLKEIQQAFDDARAYMIARRANGSAHEHDARWEAMIPVLEGKLPVIVDADQLEQIQAAVAFAERENIKLIVLGGYDAPHCTELLKRRDIPVIIQGINRLPQRNDDPFDDPFTVPDRLRKAGVRYCITEGGASSVRNLPYQAAKAASYGLPKDEALKAITLYPAQIIGVADRIGSLTVGKDANIIVSDGDIMETPTNVEMEFISGRKTDLSDKQKILWEKYKEKYRRQGITN from the coding sequence ATGAACACCACTGAGCATATCTTGGCCACCGTCCTCGCGGTCGGCATCGGTTCCGCCGCACTCGCTTCGACTCAGATTCCCGCACCGGCGCAGGACCGTCCGATCGCGCTGATCGGCGGCACCGTGCACACCGTCGACGGCGACGACATCAGCGGCGGGACAGTCATCTTCGACAACGGCAGGATCACGGCGGTCGGCACGAATGTTTCCGTGCCCGCCAACGCCGAACGCATCGACGTCGCCGGCAAGCATGTCTATCCCGGACTCATCGACGCGGATACCTACATCGGTCTGACTGAGATCGGCTCTGTCCGGGCGACCGAGGACCGCAGCGAAACCGGGTCGATCAATCCCAATGCCCGCGCCGAAGTCGCGGTCAACCCGGAGAGTGAATTGATTCCGGTGGCGAGGTCCAACGGCGTGACATCGGTCCTGACGCTTCCCAGCGGCGGCGTCATCTCCGGCATGGGGGCGGTCCTCAATCTGGACGGCTGGACCTGGGAAGACATGACCCTGCGCGCCCCGGTCGCGATGCGCGTGAATTGGCCGCGCATGACGACGATCACCGCGTGGTGGATGCGCGAATCCGAGGAAGACCAGCTCAAGCAGCGCGACAAAAACCTCAAGGAGATTCAGCAGGCCTTCGATGACGCGCGGGCCTACATGATTGCGCGCCGCGCGAACGGTTCCGCCCACGAGCACGACGCCCGTTGGGAGGCGATGATTCCGGTGCTTGAAGGCAAACTGCCGGTCATCGTCGATGCCGATCAACTCGAGCAAATCCAGGCGGCAGTGGCCTTCGCCGAACGTGAAAACATCAAGCTGATTGTGCTGGGCGGATACGACGCCCCCCACTGCACCGAGCTGCTCAAGCGCCGCGACATCCCCGTGATCATCCAGGGCATCAATCGGCTGCCGCAACGCAACGATGATCCCTTCGATGACCCGTTCACCGTCCCCGACCGCCTGCGCAAAGCCGGTGTCCGCTACTGCATCACCGAGGGCGGCGCATCCAGCGTTCGCAATCTCCCGTATCAGGCCGCCAAGGCGGCCTCATACGGACTGCCCAAAGACGAAGCGCTCAAAGCGATCACACTGTATCCCGCACAGATTATCGGCGTGGCCGACCGCATCGGGTCATTGACGGTCGGCAAAGACGCCAATATCATCGTCTCCGACGGCGACATCATGGAAACGCCCACGAACGTCGAAATGGAATTCATCAGTGGACGCAAAACCGATCTGTCCGACAAGCAGAAGATTCTCTGGGAGAAATACAAAGAGAAGTACCGGCGTCAGGGCATTACGAACTGA
- a CDS encoding transposase: protein MKRGRSGIDDSTYPLFITTTLTGFARLFTDSEYARVALRLMEQRRAHHGMTIHAYALMPSHLHAIVKAPVKGETSRFMASWKSLTAQAILAQLSETERIPFAAAARRYGEPQRKQHKLWMSRFDDLALYDSDTFAVKLEYVHRNPVKAGLVISPADFEFSSARFYEYGSADAFVTLTDCRPLLLARGTALCPPRAGGSGQPKG, encoded by the coding sequence ATGAAACGTGGACGATCAGGGATTGACGATAGCACGTACCCGCTGTTCATCACCACGACGCTCACAGGATTCGCCCGGCTGTTCACCGACTCAGAATATGCCCGGGTCGCACTCAGACTCATGGAACAAAGACGCGCTCATCATGGAATGACGATCCATGCATATGCGCTGATGCCCAGCCATCTGCACGCCATCGTCAAGGCACCCGTGAAGGGCGAGACTTCACGGTTCATGGCATCTTGGAAAAGCTTGACGGCTCAGGCAATTCTGGCACAGTTAAGCGAGACCGAACGGATACCGTTTGCTGCCGCCGCGCGCCGGTACGGAGAACCGCAACGAAAGCAGCACAAGTTGTGGATGTCCCGATTCGATGATCTGGCGCTGTACGACTCCGACACGTTCGCGGTCAAGCTTGAGTACGTTCACCGCAACCCTGTGAAGGCGGGATTGGTGATCTCGCCGGCTGATTTCGAGTTCTCCTCGGCACGGTTTTATGAGTATGGCTCAGCGGATGCATTCGTGACGCTGACTGATTGTCGTCCGCTGCTCCTCGCGCGGGGCACTGCGTTATGTCCCCCCCGCGCCGGGGGGAGCGGTCAGCCCAAGGGCTGA
- a CDS encoding PQQ-dependent sugar dehydrogenase, with translation MRSLPIRTVVVSVAAFMLTIGATDAMAGLNTVQVIDGLIRPIYITSPPGDFERLFYIEQNGTIKIIKNGVPLAKPFLNITSKISCCGERGLLGLAFHPDYETNGYFFVNYTRVTTGATWIERYKASETDPDTACTHADSILKIIEIAQDFPNHNGGCLQFGPDGMLYVGMGDGGSGYDPNENAQDPSSLLGKMLRFDIDIAAPFVPADNPFVGALDTLPQIWAFGLRNPWRWSFDRATGDLYIGDVGQDTTEEIDYQPAASTGGENYGWRCMEGSHCLPSLSGCGGPCPIPGRVLPISEYDRSLGYSVTGGYVYRGCAIPWLDGAYIFADYGFGNIWSFRYDGAVKSDSTERTADLDPPGADAIDQVSSFGEDAFGELYIVDYDDGEIYKIVSDTLDDCNTNNRSDRCDIAFGFSTDVNANQIPDECEGLCACDCFGDPVCNGVVNVFDVVAAVDIAFRNGDDIPDPNVLCPRTTTDVTCDGVTNVFDVVAFVDVAFRNGDAAVVYCDPCA, from the coding sequence ATGCGATCATTGCCAATCAGAACTGTTGTGGTATCGGTTGCGGCATTCATGCTCACCATCGGCGCGACGGATGCCATGGCCGGGCTGAATACGGTTCAGGTCATCGACGGGCTGATCCGCCCGATCTACATCACCTCTCCCCCGGGCGATTTCGAACGCCTGTTTTACATCGAACAGAACGGGACGATCAAGATCATCAAGAATGGTGTCCCGCTCGCCAAACCGTTCCTGAATATCACCAGCAAGATATCCTGTTGCGGCGAGCGCGGGCTGTTGGGGCTGGCGTTTCACCCCGATTATGAGACCAACGGGTATTTCTTCGTCAACTACACCCGCGTCACGACCGGCGCGACATGGATCGAGCGATACAAGGCGTCGGAGACCGATCCCGACACCGCCTGCACCCACGCCGACAGCATCCTGAAAATCATCGAGATCGCGCAGGACTTTCCCAATCACAACGGCGGCTGCCTGCAGTTCGGTCCCGATGGAATGTTGTATGTCGGCATGGGCGACGGCGGCTCGGGGTACGATCCGAATGAGAACGCGCAGGACCCATCGTCGCTGCTGGGCAAGATGCTGCGCTTCGATATCGACATCGCCGCGCCCTTCGTGCCCGCCGACAATCCCTTCGTCGGTGCACTCGATACGCTGCCGCAGATTTGGGCATTCGGACTGCGCAACCCCTGGCGCTGGAGCTTCGACCGCGCGACCGGCGACCTGTACATCGGCGACGTCGGTCAGGATACGACGGAGGAAATCGATTATCAGCCCGCCGCCAGCACCGGCGGCGAAAACTACGGCTGGCGCTGCATGGAGGGCTCGCACTGCCTGCCATCGCTCTCCGGGTGCGGCGGGCCCTGCCCGATCCCGGGGCGCGTCCTGCCGATCAGCGAGTATGATCGCTCGCTGGGTTACTCGGTCACCGGCGGGTATGTGTACCGCGGCTGCGCGATTCCCTGGCTTGACGGCGCCTATATTTTCGCCGATTACGGGTTCGGCAACATCTGGAGCTTCCGCTACGACGGGGCGGTCAAGAGCGACTCCACCGAACGCACGGCGGATCTCGATCCGCCGGGGGCCGACGCCATCGATCAGGTCTCCTCGTTCGGGGAGGACGCGTTCGGCGAGTTGTACATCGTCGATTACGACGACGGCGAGATTTACAAGATCGTCTCCGACACGCTCGATGATTGCAACACCAACAACCGTTCCGACCGCTGCGACATCGCCTTCGGATTTTCCACCGACGTCAATGCCAATCAGATTCCCGACGAGTGCGAAGGGCTGTGCGCATGCGACTGCTTCGGCGATCCGGTCTGCAACGGCGTCGTGAATGTCTTCGACGTGGTCGCGGCGGTCGATATCGCCTTCCGCAACGGCGACGACATTCCCGACCCCAATGTCCTGTGTCCGCGCACGACGACCGATGTCACCTGCGACGGCGTCACCAATGTCTTCGACGTGGTGGCATTCGTCGATGTCGCGTTTCGCAACGGCGACGCGGCTGTCGTCTACTGCGATCCGTGCGCGTGA